One Littorina saxatilis isolate snail1 linkage group LG1, US_GU_Lsax_2.0, whole genome shotgun sequence genomic window carries:
- the LOC138958984 gene encoding dihydroorotate dehydrogenase (quinone), mitochondrial-like isoform X3, which produces MANPKVAANASVFWEQLRSAAIVLNGGVITFCGISLYRGDEKFYTNIAMPMLRMLGPETAHNFSITAAKYKLVPRPRVADPPSLKTEVWGRTFNNPVGLAAGYDKQGEAVDGLLKIGFGFVEIGSVTPAPQPGNDKPRVFRLVDDEAIINRYGFNSDGHEEVFKRLRHRETEPKVSASCMSEQRNMLNINFWTDTSCEASDKKRGDKVTHSKGKTREEEKLRRQERGMMGVNLGKNKLSGHAVADYVAGVKVFGKVADYLVINVSSPNTPGLRQLQGRQQLEELLDQVVAERNKLRVEHKPPLLVKIAPDLSDEDKADIAAAVIREKGGVDGLIVTNTTVCPSLYQGGVDGLIVTNTTVCPSL; this is translated from the exons ATGGCAAATCCAAAGGTTGCAGCGAACGCGTCCGTGTTCTGG GAGCAGCTGAGGTCCGCAGCCATCGTGTTGAATGGAGGGGTCATCACATTTTGCGGCATCAGTCTCTACAGAGGGGACGAGAAGTTCTACACTAACATCGCAATGCCCATGCTGAGGATGCTGGGACCAGAAACAGCACACAACTTTTCCATCACCGCTGCAAAGTACAAGCTAGTGCCCAGACCGCGCGTAGCAGACCCACCTTCACTG aAAACGGAGGTTTGGGGCCGAACGTTCAACAACCCGGTGGGTTTGGCAGCAGGCTACGACAAGCAGGGAGAGGCGGTGGACGGACTGTTGAAGATTGGTTTTGGGTTCGTGGAAATCGGCAGTGTCACTCCCGCCCCCCAGCCAGGCAACGACAAACCTCGTGTCTTTCGATTGGTGGATGATGAAGCCATCATCAACAG GTATGGTTTCAATAGTGATGGTCACGAGGAAGTATTTAAGCGGTTGCGGCATCGTGAAACAGAACCCAAGGTGTCAG CTTCTTGCATGTCTGAGCAGCGAAACATGCTGAATATCAACTTTTGGACGGACACTTCGTGTGAAGCAAGTGATAAAAAGCGTGGGGATAAAGTTACCCATAGTAAAGGGAAGACTAGAGAAGAGGAAAAACTTAGAAGGCAAG AGAGAGGAATGATGGGGGTGAACCTGGGGAAGAACAAGCTGTCAGGTCATGCGGTGGCAGACTATGTAGCAGGGGTCAAGGTCTTTGGAAAGGTGGCGGATTATCTGGTCATCAATGTCAGCTCGCCAAATACACCTGGTCTGCGTCAGCTGCAAGGGAGGCAGCAACTAGAAGAACTTTTAGACCAG GTTGTGGCTGAGAGAAACAAACTTCGAGTGGAGCACAAGCCCCCTCTGCTGGTGAAGATAGCTCCCGATCTCTCCGACGAGGACAAGGCTGATATCGCTGCTGCTGTCATCAGAGAAAAG GGTGGGGTGGACGGGTTGATCGTGACCAACACCACTGTGTGTCCCTCACTGTACCAGGGTGGGGTGGACGGGTTGATCGTGACCAACACCACTGTGTGTCCCTCACTGTAA